TAGAAGCTGTTCGCTTTTTCGCGCAACACGCTGATGTTCTTGTGCTTGCGCGAGAACTGACACTTTTACAAATAAAAGAAATTTCTGAACAGATTCAGGAACAAAAGATTAAAGGTCCTTCTGGAGCATTAGTCCAAATTGAGGTATTTGTCCATGGAGCCCTTTGCGTCGCAATTTCCGGCAAATGCTACATGAGCCTTGCAACCTACAACGCTTCCGCGAACAGAGGAGCATGCCTCCAAAACTGCCGACGATCCTACAAACTTACTGACGATGAAACAGGAGAGGAACTTGTTGTGGACAACAAATACATCATGTCTCCAAAAGATCTCTGCACTATTGGCTTTATTGACAAGCTTATTGAAGCAGGCGTTTCTATCATGAAAATTGAAGGCAGAGGAAAAGCACCCGAATATGTCGCAACCGTTACCGCTGCCTATAAAGAAGCAGTTGATAGCTATTTCGCTGGAACATACACTCCTGAAAAGATTGAAGCATGGACTAAAAAACTTGAAGAAGTGTATAACAGAGGGTTCTGGCACGGCGGCTATTATCTGGGCAAAAAACTTGGAGAGTGGAGCGGCACTTATGGCTCTTGCGCAACAAAAGAAAAGAAATATCTTGGCACCGCGAAAAATTATTATCCAAAAGCTGAGATTGCTCACTTTATGCTCGAAGCAGGAGAACTGAAGACAGGCGATGAAGTAATCATTACTGGACAAACAACTGGAGTGCTTCAGACCATAATAAACGAACTTTATGTTCAGGACAAACGGGCAATTATTGGAAAGAAAGGAGAAGAGATAACCTTTTCTGTTCCTCAAAAGATTCGGAAAAACGACAAGCTCTTTGTCGTCATCGATAAAACAGCAGGGAAAAATGCCTAAAATAATTCATTACAGAGACAGATGCATTGGATGCAATTCTTGTGTTGAGCATGCTCCTCAGTATTGGACCATTTCAAAAGCTGATGGGAAGTCTTGTCTTCTTGGCTCGGAAAAGAAAAAGGACTGTTTTGTTCGCACTATTAGCACTGTTGAAGTTGAGGCGAACAAACGCGCTGCGCAGGATTGTCCTGTGCATATTATTCACGTTATTGAGGATTGATAGAATGGACGCTGAACTTTGCACGTATAGAACTGAAATAGATCTCCTTGACTATCAATTACTCGATACTTTTTCCAAACAGATGGAACTCGGTGAAGAAGCACGAACTCTTCTTGGAAAACGAATGAAAACTGTTGAACGTGTTGCCCAGTACAAACAAGAACATGGACTGCCCTTCTTTGACTCTGTCAGAGAAAAAGAGATTCTTGCATCACGATGCAAATATGGAGCAGAACTCGGACTTTCTCCTGCATTTGTGACTGACTTGTTTCAGCGCATTCTTGAAGAATCGCATTGTATTTACAGAAACAAAGAAATATAAACCCATTCTGGTTCCAATCTCTTATGGAACAAAAGAATTTGGGTATTTTCCTGATTATCGTGGGCATTGCGCTCGCGGGGTTGTTTTATAAAATCAAACTCGATGAAGAAGTCACTATTCAAACTATCACCGCGCTTCGCGAGGATCCAACAGATTGTTTCCTCGAAGATGGCACCTGTCTTCATCAACAACAAAGCAAGATCTTTGTGATTGGCGAAGCGTTCTCGTTGTTGCTTTTTTCAATAGGGGTTTATCTTTTGTTCTTCGACAAAACAAAGCAAATTCTCGCATTACAAGCGGAGCAAAATCTTCAAATTGCCGGCGCATTACAGAAAGCGGAAGTGGAAAAGAAAAAGGATGAGAAATTTAGCGCTTTTCTTGCTGGATTTTCTGAGGATGAAAGAAAGATTCTTACTGCGATAAAAGAACAGGAAGGGATTTTGCAATCTACATTACGATTTAGAGCGGGATTAACCAAAACTGATGTTTCTTTGATCTTGAAAAAATTTGAAGAGAAAGGGATTATTAGCAAGAAACCAGAAGGGAATACGAATAAGGTTTATTTGAGGAAGGTTTTTTGAAAGCCTTTGCTTTCTTGAAACTGTAAAAAAATGCGTTCTAAACAGTTTTAAACATTCTTTAGCTAAAAGAAGGCTAAATCAAGCTTCCCTAAACGCTTTCTTTGCAGGAAATATATTAATAAAAGAGCGCTTTTCTATGCGAATAGGTGATTGATTATGACAAAAATTCATTTGAACATTGAAGGCGTACACTGCAAAAGCTGCAAAATGGTTATTGAGGATAATTTGCAGGAACTTGGCGCAAAAGAGATTCATGTGACTGTTGATGAGAAGAAAAAAACTGGAACAGTGACATGCGAGTATGATGGAGATTCCATCAACATTGTCAACTCGATTAAAAAAGAAGGATATAAGGTGCTGAAATAATATTGTATATAGTCGCTGAACAGTTTGTTGACATTTTTTTAAAATACTAAATAAAAAAGATTTAGGGATTCAAAAGCAGCAAGGCGATTCAAAAAAGAGCATGGCGAATAAATAAACAATAAGAAGTGATAAAAATGCAAATAACAAAAAAGACGATTTACAGCCCAGACATTACCTGCGGCAGCTGTGTCAAAGTACTCAGCAAAATGTTTGAGAATACAAAAGGAATAGAAAAATTTTCTATCTCTGTTACGTCCAGCGCTATTGATTTAGAATATGATGCTTCTGCGCTTTCAGAAGAACAGCTTCTTCGACTCATTCACAACAAAGGATACCGCGCGTCATTCTCTGTCTTCGGCAGAAAAACATTTTCTGACCGCTACAAAGACTTTGTTCAAAACAAAGAAAAATACGCAATGGAATATACCATGCTTCGCTATTCAGGACTTTCACTTTTGCTGCTTCTTTTGCTCCAAGCGATTGTCTGGAAAACCATCTTTGGCGGGGATGTAACACTCCTCACGACAAAAGCATTGTGGATACTTTATCTTGACATCACGGTTGTCGCTCTTGGCGCAGCACTCTGGCATTTCCACGCCTACAAAACAGAAGTTCCCTGCATGGTGGGCATGATGATCGGCATGACCTTAGGAATGCAGTCCAGCATGCTTCTCGGCACGATTATCGGGGCAACGAATGGTATCTTTATTGGCTCTGTTGTCGGGGTTCTTGTTGGCGTTGTTCTCGGCGCATTCAACGGCAAATGCTGTGGCATCATGGGCATCATGGAAGGAATGATGGCAGGAGTTATGGGTGGAACAATGGGTCCTATGATCGCGGTGATGATGCAGTTTGATCGTTTACTTTGGTTTATGCCGCTTTTCATGCTCGTGAACCTCTTTATTTTATGGGGGCTTTCGTACATGCTTTACGAAGAAGTTGTTGAAGAAAATCCAACAGTAGAAAAACAACCACTTGACTTCATGACATTTTTTTCCTTTTGTCTCGTCAGCGTTATTTTATTTGTCTTTATCATATTTTTTATTTAGGGGTGAAACAATGGAACTACAAACAATTATGAAAAATATCGGGACTGTCCTGCTCGTTCTTATTGCAGGAGTCGCGTTTGGCTTTTTTCTCAGTGGGAGAAGCATTTCGTTTTCAGGAGATTCTGGAGAAGAAACAGAAACTAGGCCTGACTCCGGTGAATATCAAGAATTCACGCTCTCTTTAGGCGCATATAACTATGATCCTGAAACAATCACTGTTGAAGCAGGAAAACCTGTTCGCATTACAGCAGACTTGAATTCACTCACGGGCTGCTTTCGAACATTTTTGATTCCAGACCTTGGCATCAAGAAACAATTTAAAGCAGGAGATGACACATTGGAGTTTACTCCAACAGAAAAAGGGAGCTACAGTTTCAGATGCTCTATGGGCATGGGAAGAGGCACACTGATCGTCCAATGAAAACACCACAGCTCTTTGGGAAAAAACAGTATGGCATTATTGCAGCAGTTACATTACTGTATGTTACCATAACTGTGCTTGTGAGCAAGTTTTATGTGACTGCGCAATACATTCCTTATTTTGTTGATACTATTAACTGGATTCAGTTGCTGCTCTCTGTTGCATTGACACTCACAATAGGAATACTGCTTGGGTTAAATGCTGCTTTCCTTTATTTGGTTTATCAAGAATATAAACGTAACAAAACTTGCAGTACTTCAGGACTTGGCACGACCGCAAGCGTGACAAGTATCGGCGCAGTGGGCGGCGTCGCGACAGGCGTTTGCAGCGCATGTGTCGCAAGCATTTTTCCCGCGCTCTTTGGATTATTTGGCATTACGTTAAGCTGGGGAGCACTTCCATTTCAAGGACTTGAAATACAACTTGGAATTGTCGCTCTTCTTACCGCAAATGGATATTATTTACGAAAAAAACTAGTGAAAGGTGGAATTTATGACTAATGAAAACAAAAAAGTACAACTGAGTATTTCTGGCATGCACTGCGCAAGCTGCGCGACAATATTGACGAAAGCACTGACCAAAGTGTCCGGCGTTACAGAGGCAACTG
The Candidatus Woesearchaeota archaeon DNA segment above includes these coding regions:
- a CDS encoding ferredoxin, with amino-acid sequence MPKIIHYRDRCIGCNSCVEHAPQYWTISKADGKSCLLGSEKKKDCFVRTISTVEVEANKRAAQDCPVHIIHVIED
- a CDS encoding cupredoxin domain-containing protein; amino-acid sequence: MELQTIMKNIGTVLLVLIAGVAFGFFLSGRSISFSGDSGEETETRPDSGEYQEFTLSLGAYNYDPETITVEAGKPVRITADLNSLTGCFRTFLIPDLGIKKQFKAGDDTLEFTPTEKGSYSFRCSMGMGRGTLIVQ
- a CDS encoding heavy-metal-associated domain-containing protein, coding for MTKIHLNIEGVHCKSCKMVIEDNLQELGAKEIHVTVDEKKKTGTVTCEYDGDSINIVNSIKKEGYKVLK
- a CDS encoding chorismate mutase, which codes for MDAELCTYRTEIDLLDYQLLDTFSKQMELGEEARTLLGKRMKTVERVAQYKQEHGLPFFDSVREKEILASRCKYGAELGLSPAFVTDLFQRILEESHCIYRNKEI
- a CDS encoding U32 family peptidase, giving the protein METKKNIDIMAPAGSYESLMAALHAGATSVYFGIEQLNMRARATNNFHFEDLPKIAALCKKQHVKTYLTVNTILYDHDIVLMKKICDAAKVAGIDAIIASDFAVLQYAQQIGQPVHISTQMNISNIEAVRFFAQHADVLVLARELTLLQIKEISEQIQEQKIKGPSGALVQIEVFVHGALCVAISGKCYMSLATYNASANRGACLQNCRRSYKLTDDETGEELVVDNKYIMSPKDLCTIGFIDKLIEAGVSIMKIEGRGKAPEYVATVTAAYKEAVDSYFAGTYTPEKIEAWTKKLEEVYNRGFWHGGYYLGKKLGEWSGTYGSCATKEKKYLGTAKNYYPKAEIAHFMLEAGELKTGDEVIITGQTTGVLQTIINELYVQDKRAIIGKKGEEITFSVPQKIRKNDKLFVVIDKTAGKNA
- a CDS encoding heavy-metal-associated domain-containing protein, translating into MQITKKTIYSPDITCGSCVKVLSKMFENTKGIEKFSISVTSSAIDLEYDASALSEEQLLRLIHNKGYRASFSVFGRKTFSDRYKDFVQNKEKYAMEYTMLRYSGLSLLLLLLLQAIVWKTIFGGDVTLLTTKALWILYLDITVVALGAALWHFHAYKTEVPCMVGMMIGMTLGMQSSMLLGTIIGATNGIFIGSVVGVLVGVVLGAFNGKCCGIMGIMEGMMAGVMGGTMGPMIAVMMQFDRLLWFMPLFMLVNLFILWGLSYMLYEEVVEENPTVEKQPLDFMTFFSFCLVSVILFVFIIFFI
- a CDS encoding MarR family transcriptional regulator yields the protein MEQKNLGIFLIIVGIALAGLFYKIKLDEEVTIQTITALREDPTDCFLEDGTCLHQQQSKIFVIGEAFSLLLFSIGVYLLFFDKTKQILALQAEQNLQIAGALQKAEVEKKKDEKFSAFLAGFSEDERKILTAIKEQEGILQSTLRFRAGLTKTDVSLILKKFEEKGIISKKPEGNTNKVYLRKVF